A region of Nerophis lumbriciformis linkage group LG26, RoL_Nlum_v2.1, whole genome shotgun sequence DNA encodes the following proteins:
- the flrt2 gene encoding leucine-rich repeat transmembrane protein FLRT2, translated as MEFLAGPWNKDWTSFLQFWLTVILSLQTQFSPGASCPDECRCDKLFVYCNERSLTSVPLGVQEGYTVLYLHNNQINNAGFPLELHNLASVETVYLYGNQLDEFPINLPKNTRVLHLQENNIQTISRAALAQLTRLEELHLDDNSISTVGVEEGAFREALSLKLLFLTKNHLSSVPIGLPEDLKELRLDENRIAVIAEEAFQNVTRLQRLLLDGNLLTDEGIAPGTFQGLASLRELALARNSLTFPPPLLPSQSLVKLSLQENQIDQIPVAAFADLNRLERLDISSNQLQTLTQGVFDGLSSLRHLMVRNNPWRCDCAVKWVVVWLKSLPSAINARGFVCQSPDRVRGMAIRELTLDIIECPVDAEQPSWPTIRSTPPPPPTTTPLTTMISTLSTTSIPDYLDSPSPPLPPIYNNPPGPLPPYEDPLQISFHVVNSTSIDVSWASYFTVTAYKVTWVKRGQSQINEGMQERTVSGVQRHTSLADLEPRSVYRICVHVLDTHNSYRPGEDTICSEARTKAASPTKSPGSGQTPKESVNSTLLMAGIIGGAVLVILVTLLSLFCWHMHRKSRSASAKWKYNRGRRKDDYCEAGTKKDNSILEMTETSFQIVALNNEQLLKGDFRIQPIYTPNGGIGFRDCHLSNNSLAYCKSSNVPSTEFSHT; from the coding sequence ATGGAGTTTCTGGCCGGACCCTGGAATAAGGATTGGACTTCATTCTTGCAGTTTTGGTTGACTGTGATCCTAAGCCTTCAAACACAATTCAGCCCAGGTGCCTCGTGTCCGGACGAGTGTCGTTGTGACAAGTTATTTGTGTACTGCAATGAACGCAGCCTGACATCAGTGCCTCTGGGTGTACAGGAGGGCTACACTGTGCTCTACCTGCACAACAACCAGATTAACAATGCTGGCTTCCCCCTCGAACTTCACAATCTGGCTTCCGTGGAGACTGTGTATCTCTATGGCAACCAGCTGGATGAGTTTCCTATCAATCTGCCCAAAAACACCAGAGTACTGCATCTCCAGGAGAACAATATTCAAACAATCTCCAGGGCAGCGCTAGCACAGCTGACTCGTTTAGAGGAGTTGCACCTTGATGATAACTCCATCTCCACAGTGGGGGTGGAAGAAGGGGCCTTTAGGGAGGCACTGAGCCTCAAACTCCTCTTCCTCACCAAGAACCACTTAAGCAGTGTTCCCATCGGCCTCCCAGAGGACCTTAAGGAGCTGCGATTGGACGAGAATAGAATCGCCGTCATCGCAGAGGAGGCCTTCCAGAATGTGACCCGTCTGCAGCGCCTCCTGCTGGACGGGAACCTGCTGACGGACGAGGGCATCGCACCAGGGACCTTCCAGGGGCTGGCCAGCCTCCGTGAGCTGGCGCTGGCCCGCAACTCCCTCACGTTCCCCCCTCCCCTTTTACCGAGCCAGTCGCTGGTCAAGCTGAGCCTGCAGGAGAACCAGATCGACCAGATCCCAGTGGCGGCTTTTGCCGACCTCAACAGGCTGGAGAGGTTGGACATTTCCAGCAACCAACTTCAGACGCTGACGCAGGGTGTGTTTGACGGCCTGTCCAGCTTGAGGCATCTCATGGTGCGGAATAACCCGTGGCGCTGCGATTGCGCGGTGAAATGGGTGGTGGTGTGGCTCAAGTCGTTGCCTTCCGCCATAAACGCCAGAGGGTTCGTGTGTCAGAGTCCGGACAGGGTGCGCGGCATGGCGATCCGAGAGCTCACGTTGGATATCATTGAATGCCCGGTCGACGCCGAGCAACCGTCGTGGCCTACCATTCGCTCCACGCCTCCTCCGCCGCCCACCACCACCCCTCTCACCACCATGATCTCCACTCTTTCAACCACATCCATTCCGGACTACTTAGACTCACCTTCCCCACCCTTACCCCCGATCTATAACAATCCTCCCGGGCCCCTTCCTCCTTACGAGGACCCCCttcaaatctccttccacgtggTCAACTCCACCAGCATCGACGTAAGCTGGGCTTCCTATTTCACCGTCACAGCCTACAAAGTCACCTGGGTCAAAAGGGGCCAAAGCCAAATAAACGAAGGGATGCAGGAGCGGACGGTGAGCGGCGTCCAACGGCACACCAGCCTCGCCGATCTGGAACCCCGGTCCGTGTACCGGATTTGTGTGCATGTTCTGGACACCCATAACTCCTACAGACCTGGAGAGGATACAATATGCTCTGAGGCCAGGACCAAGGCAGCCTCTCCGACTAAGTCTCCCGGTTCGGGGCAAACGCCAAAGGAGAGCGTTAACTCCACGTTGTTAATGGCCGGCATCATCGGCGGGGCGGTGCTGGTCATCTTGGTCACGCTCCTCAGCCTGTTTTGCTGGCACATGCACAGGAAGAGCCGGTCGGCTTCGGCAAAGTGGAAATACAACCGCGGCCGCAGAAAAGACGACTACTGCGAGGCCGGGACCAAGAAGGATAACTCCATTCTCGAGATGACTGAAACCAGCTTCCAGATAGTGGCGCTGAACAACGAGCAGCTGCTCAAGGGCGATTTCCGCATCCAGCCCATCTACACGCCCAACGGGGGGATCGGATTTAGAGACTGTCATCTCAGTAACAACAGCTTGGCCTACTGCAAGAGCAGCAACGTGCCCAGTACCGAGTTTAGCCACACGTGA